In one Amaranthus tricolor cultivar Red isolate AtriRed21 chromosome 8, ASM2621246v1, whole genome shotgun sequence genomic region, the following are encoded:
- the LOC130820802 gene encoding microtubule-associated protein RP/EB family member 1C — translation MATKIGMMDSAYFVGRSDILSWINSTLQLNLSKVEEACSGAVHCQMMDAAHPGIVPMHKVNFDAKNEYDMIQNYKVLQDVFNKLKISKNIKVNKLIKGRPLDNLEFLQWMKRYCDSVNGGGLDNYNPLERREACKGGKETTKKSAPSNPSTKSSTAAIKSSSTQTSRKADVSSVHAGSQAAKVSQPVSDEVVAYNEQITELKLSIDHLEKERDFYFAKLRDIEILCQISEIEHQPVIEATKKILYATEDNASVIEEAQALLIQKNVVSSRPVSEETVDGLQLETLKRKIIDNLDVDVAASTTLSPRQRLSEVSDVHLSGSPLLTC, via the exons atggcGACGAAGATAGGAATGATGGATTCTGCATATTTCGTCGGTAGATCAGATATTCTTTCTTGGATTAACTCTACTCTTCAACTCAATCTCTCCAAAGTCGAAGAG GCTTGCAGCGGAGCAGTTCATTGTCAGATGATGGATGCAGCACATCCAGGGATTGTGCCGATGCATAAGGTGAATTTCGATGCGAAAAACGAGTATGATATGATTCAGAATTATAAAGTTCTTCAAGATGTTTTCAACAAACTTAAAATCTCTAAG AACATCAAGGTGAATAAGCTTATCAAAGGAAGGCCTCTGGATAATCTCGAGTTCCTTCAGTGGATGAAGCGTTACTGTGATTCTGTCAATGGCGGTGGCTTAGACAA TTACAATCCCTTGGAAAGGAGAGAAGCTTGTAAGGGAGGAAAAGAAACTACCAAGAAAAGTGCACCTTCAAATCCTTCGACTAAGTCCTCAACAGCAGCGATCAAGTCGAGCTCTACTCAAACCTCTCGAAAGGCTGATGTCTCTTCTGTGCATGCTGGAAGTCAAGCTGCCAAAGTTTCTCAACCTGTCTCTGATGAAGTGGTTGCATATAATGAACAG ATCACTGAGTTGAAGCTATCAATTGATCATCTTGAGAAGGAGAGGGATTTCTACTTTGCAAAGCTAAGAGATATCGAAATATTATGCCAAATTTCTGAAATTGAACATCAACCA GTAATTGAAGCAACAAAGAAAATTCTTTATGCTACTGAAGATAATGCATCAGTGATAGAAGAAGCTCAAGCATTGCTAATTCAGAAGAATGTGGTGTCATCAAGACCAGTTTCTGAGGAGACAGTCGATGGCTTACAGTTGGAAACACTCAAGAGAAAGATCATTGACAACCTTGATGTCGATGTTGCTGCCTCCACAACTTTGTCTCCAAGGCAAAGGCTGTCGGAGGTTTCGGATGTACACTTAAGTGGATCACCCTTGTTGACTTGTTAG